A region of the Pantoea alfalfae genome:
CAATCATGTCGGCTTTGCAGGCTGTTTTTTTTCCTGCTGTTTTTATTGCAACTTCTGTAAGTGAGAGATACCAGGGTTGAGTGTTGTTGATTTCAACCCCCTCTTTTTGCATTGTTACTTTTACACTGTCGAAAACATTAACCGGCTGACCAATCACTTTAGGACGATAAAAGAGTTTCATGCGGTTACGTAACATTAAAACAATACTGTTACGACCTGATTCCGCCTGAATATTCCCAGGGGGGATCTGCAGAGAGTTGAACCAGTAAATCGTTTCGCGATCCTGTGGTAATGAGACCTTTGGCAGAAATCGGATTCTTAAAACCTGACCGGTCAGAGGCTGGATCCGAAACAGTGGTGGCGTGATAATAAAAGGCACGTCACTCTTATCGCCAGGTTGCGAATCCATATTGCCATTATCAAGCCAGGCCTGAATGACATAAGGCATATTATAGTTGTTCTTTAACTGAACATCGACGGAGAGAGCATCGCCCGGATAAATAATTCGGCTGCCAAGAATAGTGACGCTTGCCTGGACGTTATCCGAAATAAACGTCATCAAAAAAAACAGTATTACCATTTTTAATGGGAACAGCATAATGCGCGAATACATGTCGGATATCTCAAGCGTGGCGTGCGTATCTGGCTATCCGGATACGCACG
Encoded here:
- a CDS encoding fimbria/pilus periplasmic chaperone; this translates as MYSRIMLFPLKMVILFFLMTFISDNVQASVTILGSRIIYPGDALSVDVQLKNNYNMPYVIQAWLDNGNMDSQPGDKSDVPFIITPPLFRIQPLTGQVLRIRFLPKVSLPQDRETIYWFNSLQIPPGNIQAESGRNSIVLMLRNRMKLFYRPKVIGQPVNVFDSVKVTMQKEGVEINNTQPWYLSLTEVAIKTAGKKTACKADMIAPFSKKIVRCKPATHSLSANSVISLSAMNDQGAKVSEDYPIAGR